A window of the Vigna angularis cultivar LongXiaoDou No.4 chromosome 3, ASM1680809v1, whole genome shotgun sequence genome harbors these coding sequences:
- the LOC108326261 gene encoding uncharacterized protein LOC108326261 yields MQNSVFDPQDQRIASCPEDSTAMTIEFLRARLLSERSISKSARQRADELAKKVMELEEQLRMVILQRKMAEKATADVLAILENQGINGVSDEFDSGSELENPFDSMSNDCSKENDGPMNSKGRQHGSDELSGSSVDSSLVSSKSLSWKGRHDLSHSLEKYRIKTTNVRRQNSFSSFSSSPKHHLGKSCRKIRHRQPRSVMEESRDKFVQVNCQVNELVSSSEGFPNFQDGGPDILKIESKIQEENGSEANLLSKNRSIDGYGREKEMEKALEHQAQLIDQYEAMEKAQREWEDKFRENNSTTPDSCDPGNQSDMTEDKDEGKVQIPYAAKVVTSKAEESKGEPRGVCLSEEKFKAGDTEIMPETHDDTHGYRNQKSATFSTSDLLGQENSHSPLKGNQNESLVNDHSPSSDMSHLDPGRHSYSDPRPTHSFPTDIHGVHHQNDASENKTDLYALVTRKQSHKFDGVLESLKQARISLQQELNRLPVVEGGYTAKPLPSVSKNEDRFEIPIGCSGLFRLPTDFSDEATARFNVRDPTAGFGSNYHLNGTMSRTSDGQFLTYPPYSGTTSSLSADDQALSTRYLENGPRFSSNESPFDPFSNGGPLSSSKYSYPTFPINPSYENATPQMPFGDEVSRPYSNSTVGIPLANRFSFNGDHLR; encoded by the exons ATGCAAAATTCCGTGTTCGATCCGCAAGATCAGAG GATTGCTTCCTGTCCGGAGGATTCGACTGCAATGACTATTGAGTTCCTGCGCGCAAGATTGCTTTCTGAAAGGTCCATCTCAAAAAGTGCTAGACAGAGAGCTGATGAACTGGCAAAAAAG GTCATGGAATTGGAGGAACAACTAAGGATGGTGATTCTTCAGAGGAAGATGGCAGAGAAGGCCACTGCTGATGTTCTTGCCATTTTGGAGAATCAAGGGATAAATGGTGTATCTGATGAATTTGATTCAGGCTCAGAGCTTGAAAACCCTTTTGATTCTATGAGCAATGACTGTTCAAAAGAGAATGATGGGCCTATGAACTCAAAAGGAAGACAACACGGGTCAGATGAACTGTCTGGTTCCAGTGTAGATTCTTCACTAGTATCCAGTAAAAGTTTGTCATGGAAAGGACGCCATGATTTGTCCCATTCTCTTGAAAAGTACAGGATCAAGACTACTAATGTGAGGAGGCAAAACAGTTTTTCATCTTTTAGTTCTTCACCAAAGCACCATTTAGGAAAGTCATGTCGCAAGATAAGACATCGACAACCCAG GTCTGTTATGGAGGAATCTAGAGACAAGTTTGTCCAAGTTAACTGCCAAGTAAATGAACTTGTATCCTCTTCTGAAGGATTTCCAAATTTCCAAGATGGTGGACCTGACATCCTGAAAATAGAATCTAAAATTCAAGAAGAGAATGGATCAGAGGCCAACCTACTTAGCAAAAATCGTAGCATAGATGGATATGGAAGAGAGAAGGAAATGGAGAAGGCTCTTGAACACCAAGCCCAACTTATTGACCAATATGAAGCAATGGAGAAGGCTCAAAGAGAATGGGAGGACAAATTTAGAGAGAATAACAGCACAACACCA GATTCATGTGATCCGGGCAATCAGTCAGATATGACTGAGGATAAAGATGAAGGCAAGGTTCAGATTCCATATGCTGCTAAGGTGGTTACCTCAAAGGCTGAAGAGAGCAAAGGAGAACCCAGAGGCGTTTGCTTATCAGAAGAAAAATTCAAAGCTGGGGACACAGAAATTATGCCAGAAACACATGATGATACACATGGCTACAGAAACCAGAAAAGCGCAACTTTTAGCACTTCTGATTTGCTTGGTCAAGAAAACTCACACTCCCCACTGAAGGGAAATCAGAATGAGAGCTTGGTAAATGACCACTCTCCGTCTTCTGATATGAGCCATCTAGATCCAGGTAGGCATAGTTATTCTGATCCCAGGCCTACTCATTCCTTTCCAACTGATATTCATGGTGTCCACCACCAAAATGATGCTTCAGAAAACAAAACGGATCTCTATGCATTAGTTACTCGCAAACAATCTCACAAATTCGATGGTGTTCTTGAATCTCTTAAACAAGCTAGAATATCCCTACAACAGGAACTCAATAGATTGCCAGTAGTAGAGGGTGGGTACACTGCTAAACCGTTGCCTTCTGTTAGTAAAAATGAGGATAGATTTGAAATTCCTATTGGGTGTTCTGGTCTCTTCAGACTACCAACAGATTTTTCTGATGAAGCAACTGCTAGATTCAATGTCCGTGATCCAACTGCTGGATTTGGTTCAAACTATCATCTTAATGGAACCATGTCTAGAACTTCTGATGGCCAGTTTTTAACCTATCCTCCTTACTCTGGCACAACGTCGAGCCTGTCTGCTGATGATCAAGCTCTTTCCACCCGGTACTTGGAAAATGGGCCAAGATTTAGTTCTAATGAGTCCCCTTTTGATCCTTTCTCGAACGGAGGTCCACTCTCTTCCAGTAAATACTCGTATCCCACGTTTCCCATCAATCCATCCTATGAAAATGCAACACCACAGATGCCATTTGGTGATGAGGTTTCAAGACCCTATTCAAATAGCACAGTTGGGATTCCTCTTGCAAATCGTTTCTCTTTTAATGGCGATCATTTAAGATGA
- the LOC108324138 gene encoding RING-H2 finger protein ATL5 — MISSGINLVMTVIGFAVSTMFIVFVCTRLICARIHLNAARRSFPIVSRSNLSMMERGSHGLERVTVAKFPTKKYSDKFFAAAENSQCTVCLSEYQGEDMLRILPFCGHSFHVTCIDLWLQQNSTCPVCRISLREFPDRKWLMQPLFSSALQPGIESFDTHHYHCMMDDNGLSSRTPDNHGVNPVEEDHFPSEVGGAVPMDNITCLSEVDFIKDEGKKHVESPSNFQN; from the exons ATGATTTCTTCTGGAATTAACTTGGTGATGACTGTGATTGGGTTTGCGGTGAGCACCATGTTCATTGTTTTCGTCTGCACCAGGCTCATATGTGCTCGAATTCACTTGAATGCTGCAAGGAGATCCTTTCCTATTGTCTCCAGATCCAATCTCAGCATG ATGGAGCGGGGTTCTCATGGTCTTGAACGCGTGACTGTAGCCAAATTTCCAACAAAGAAGTATAGTGACAAGTTTTTTGCTGCTGCAGAAAATTCTCA ATGCACAGTTTGCCTCTCAGAATACCAAGGTGAGGATATGCTGCGTATTCTCCCTTTTTGTGGACACTCCTTCCATGTGACCTGCATAGACCTATGGCTGCAGCAGAATTCCACATGTCCTGTTTGTCGAATATCGTTGCGCGAATTTCCAGATAGAAAGTGGTTAATGCAACCCTTGTTCAGCTCTGCTCTGCAACCTGGTATAGAATCCTTTGACACGCATCATTATCACTGTATGATGGATGATAATGGATTATCATCAAGAACCCCTGACAACCATGGGGTGAATCCTGTGGAAGAAGATCATTTTCCATCTGAGGTTGGTGGAGCAGTTCCTATGGACAATATCACATGTTTAAGTGAGGTTGACTTCATTAAAGATGAAGGGAAGAAGCATGTAGAGAGTCCATCAAACTTCCAGAATTGA